One Cellulomonas taurus genomic region harbors:
- a CDS encoding iron-containing redox enzyme family protein: MRAPAPRGPFSDRLLTALTSGTVDPALSDLALRAVAASPDLATDEDVQVALTALYELHYQGLEGVDDGLEWHPDLLRARAVIEAEFEAQLRAAVAVPDDLRPEPEQQSVAAALFALTSRDSGPSLSGYVAKKATDEQLHELLINRSIYQLKEADPHTWAIPRLLGEPKAALVEIQADEYGGGRPERMHAALFARTMRGLGLDDSYGHYIDLVPAITLASVNMMTMFGLHRRLRGCIVGHLAAFEMTSSQPNRLYGNGFRRHGYDADVTWYFDEHVEADAVHEQIAGRDLAGGLVAQQPALLDEVMFGAAACLHIDGRVGAHLIDRWSAGESALIGAGARSTGAV; the protein is encoded by the coding sequence TTGCGCGCACCAGCCCCCCGCGGGCCGTTCAGTGACCGTCTCCTCACCGCCCTGACCAGCGGCACCGTCGACCCCGCCCTGTCCGACCTCGCCCTCCGTGCGGTGGCAGCGAGCCCCGACCTGGCCACCGACGAGGATGTCCAGGTCGCGCTGACCGCGCTGTACGAGCTGCACTACCAGGGCCTGGAGGGTGTCGACGACGGCCTGGAATGGCACCCCGACCTGCTCCGGGCGCGCGCCGTGATCGAGGCGGAGTTCGAGGCGCAGCTGCGCGCAGCGGTGGCGGTGCCGGACGACCTGCGGCCGGAGCCGGAGCAGCAGTCGGTCGCCGCCGCGCTGTTCGCGCTGACCAGCCGGGACAGCGGTCCGAGCCTGTCCGGATACGTCGCTAAGAAGGCCACCGACGAGCAGCTGCACGAGCTGCTGATCAACCGGTCGATCTACCAGCTGAAGGAGGCCGACCCGCACACCTGGGCGATCCCGCGGTTGCTCGGCGAGCCGAAGGCGGCCCTGGTGGAGATCCAGGCCGACGAGTACGGCGGCGGGCGGCCCGAGCGGATGCACGCGGCCCTGTTCGCCCGGACGATGCGCGGCCTCGGCCTGGACGACAGCTACGGCCACTACATCGACCTGGTGCCCGCGATCACGCTGGCCTCGGTGAACATGATGACGATGTTCGGGCTGCACCGGCGGCTGCGGGGCTGCATCGTCGGGCACCTGGCCGCCTTCGAGATGACGTCCTCCCAACCGAACCGGTTGTACGGGAACGGCTTCCGTCGGCACGGGTACGACGCGGACGTCACGTGGTACTTCGACGAGCACGTCGAAGCCGATGCGGTGCACGAACAGATCGCCGGACGCGACCTGGCAGGCGGGCTGGTGGCACAACAGCCCGCACTGCTGGACGAGGTGATGTTCGGCGCCGCCGCCTGCCTGCACATCGACGGCCGGGTGGGCGCGCATCTGATCGATCGGTGGTCGGCGGGGGAGTCGGCGCTGATCGGCGCCGGGGCCCGGAGCACCGGGGCGGTGTAG
- a CDS encoding glycosyltransferase has product MIVDAEYLLPLRWTDDTDLEELADYLSRLVRWLPVTVVDGSPAAGFARHRAAFPDAVRHLRPDPSTALNGKVAGVLTGLRHRRAEQIVIADDDVRYDRAGLLAAVDRLRDADLVRPRNVFHPQPWHARWDTARSLVNRSLGGDYPGTLVLRADALGTAGYDGGVLFENLELIRTVLARGGRVCRADDLYVLRRPPSTGHFWRQRVRQAYDSLAQPPRFLAELALLPIAVATRRHGGPALIALAAIAVAETGRRRQGGHSVYPRSAALWAPVWLAERALLAWLVLPLRAGGGVRYAGHRVAHAATPLRALRHDHDQESR; this is encoded by the coding sequence GTGATCGTCGACGCGGAGTACCTGCTGCCGCTGCGCTGGACCGACGACACCGACCTGGAGGAGCTGGCCGACTACCTGTCCCGCCTGGTGCGGTGGCTGCCGGTGACCGTGGTCGACGGGTCGCCTGCCGCCGGGTTCGCCCGGCACCGGGCTGCCTTCCCGGACGCCGTGCGCCACCTGCGACCCGACCCGTCGACGGCGCTGAACGGGAAGGTCGCCGGCGTGCTGACCGGGCTGCGGCACCGCCGCGCGGAGCAGATCGTGATCGCCGACGACGATGTGCGCTACGACCGTGCAGGGCTGCTGGCGGCCGTCGACCGGCTCCGGGACGCCGATCTGGTGCGGCCGCGGAACGTGTTCCACCCCCAGCCCTGGCACGCCCGGTGGGACACCGCGCGCAGCCTGGTCAATCGCAGCCTGGGTGGTGACTATCCCGGCACCCTGGTGCTGCGGGCCGACGCGCTCGGCACTGCGGGGTACGACGGGGGCGTGCTGTTCGAGAACCTGGAGCTGATCCGCACGGTGCTGGCCCGGGGTGGCCGGGTGTGCCGTGCTGACGACCTGTACGTCCTGCGCCGACCGCCCAGCACCGGACACTTCTGGCGCCAGCGGGTCCGGCAGGCCTACGACAGCCTGGCCCAGCCGCCCCGGTTCCTCGCCGAGCTGGCGCTGCTGCCGATCGCGGTGGCAACGCGCCGCCACGGCGGCCCTGCGCTGATCGCCCTGGCCGCGATCGCGGTGGCCGAAACCGGGCGGCGTCGCCAGGGCGGTCATTCGGTGTACCCGCGCTCCGCCGCGCTGTGGGCACCGGTCTGGCTCGCCGAACGTGCGCTGCTCGCCTGGCTGGTGCTGCCGCTGCGCGCGGGTGGGGGCGTGCGCTACGCCGGACACCGCGTGGCGCACGCCGCCACCCCACTCCGCGCTCTCCGCCACGACCACGACCAGGAGTCACGATGA